The Acidobacteriota bacterium region ACGAATCAAACAGAGACCGATGCTTCGCTAACGCCTGTGAAGATCATCTCCAAACCACGTCCGGGTTATACCGACAACGCGCGATTGAATGGCATCTCCGGAACGATTCGCGTTATCGCGCTTTTTGATGTCAGCGGTCGTGTCGCACAGGCCTTTGTTGTCAAATCACTTGGATACGGACTCGACGAACAGGCGTTACGCGCCGCGCGCTCGATCAGATTCGAACCGGCAAAACGAAATGGTGTTCCATATTCGGTCGTGAAAATGGTCGAGTACTCGTTCACTATTCTTTAAGTGAATCGTGTGGGATCTTCCGGGCCGTCATTGCTTCTTGACGAACTTCTTCTCGCGGACCTCGACGCGGTCCTGCACATCAGCCGGCAGTGTGACGTTGAGGACCGTTTCGCCAGACTCGTTCTTCACAGCTTCAACCCGAATGTTCTCGTTCGCCAAGCTCTCGAACACGGAACGCGGACCGTATAGGACGATCTTCGCCGAACGGCCCGTTTCATCGCCGAACAGGGGAAGCAGATAAAGCCTTTCGGTTCGCTTTTCGCCGACGCGGACGAAGACGTCGACAATCGTGTCGATGAGTTTCACTTTCGGACTTAGCACGACCAACGAAACCTGGCGTTCGGTGAAGTCGTTGGTTTTGCCGCTCAGATCGATCTTCTCGGTCGAGATCAGATCCAACGTCTTGATATAGCTTTCCGGCGCGCGCACGCGAACCTTTCCGGGAACTGCCGTCGTCTGGTAGACCTCAAGATTGTCTGGAAGTGCGCCTTCGGTTTCGACCTTTACCGTGATCTCGCGTTCTTCAACCTTCTCGAGTTTGACGGCGATTCGGTCGGGCTGGATATCGACCACCTTGACGCCGGTCGGCAGATCCACATTGATGTTCTCGGGCGTGATCTGCACGCTGCGGTCACCCGCCAGCGAATCCGTGAGATCGAGCGAGACGATCAGGTTTTCCTTGTTGATCTGCGAGATCTTGCGATCGTCGCCGGTGACGACGATGTCGATCTCCTTGACCGGAGAATTGGTGATCTCGACGTCGTTGGAAACACGAAGGTTGAGAGCTACGTTCCGAAGACGCTCGGTCTTCGGCTCGCGAAGCCCCGAAACTCCGAACCAAAGCGCAAGCGTGATCACCAGCGCGATGAGTTTCATCGTCCAGTCTTCAAGAAAAATCTTTCGCAGAATTCCCGTCATAAACCGAATCGTTGGCCTTTGATCTTTGGGCTTTGATCTTTGATCTTTGGCCTTTGATCTTTAATGTCCCGGCGTCAAAGTCCGCAATCCCAAATCCGAAATCCCAAATCCCAAATCCCAAATCCGAAATCCCAAATCCGAAATCCCAAATCAAATGGCGTTCTCTTCCGCCATCGTTTTTGTCGCTTCGCGCTTGCGCTCGACTACCGGAATCTCCATTGCGTTCAGAAGAAGAACGCGAAGTTGGCTCGGGTCGAGGTTGCGCTTCATCACGCCGTTCTCGACGAACGTTATCAAACCGGTTTCTTCGGAAACCACGACCGAGATCGCATCCGAACCTTCAGTCACGCCGATCGCCGCGCGATGTCGCGTTCCGAGATCGCGCGAAACGGTCGCGTTCTTCGTCAGCGGCAAAAACACCGATGCCGCGGCGATCCGATCCCGTTGAATGACCGCCGCTCCGTCGTGCAACGGCGTCGACGTATGGAACATCGTCACCAAAAGGTCATAGCTGAGTTTGGCGTCGATCTGGACGCCCGCGTCGATCAAATTTCGGAGTCCGACGTGACGTTCGATGACGATCAGCGCGCCGATCTTGTCCGATGCAAGGCTCGTCACGGCGAGCACGATCTCGTCATAGATATTCTCGCCGAGCCCACGCTGCCGCCGAAGGATCGGAAACCTGAGTCGATTGCCAAAGTAGATCAGCGCCTGCCGAATCTCGGATTGAAAAAGGACGATGATCAGAAACGGATACACGAAAACGGCGGAACGCAGCACGAATTCGAGCGTGAAGAGATCCTGCGCGACGGCCATCCAGTAGAGAAGCGCGAGCACGACCATCCCGACAACCGTCGGCACGGCGCGCGTTCCGCGGAGCAGTTTAAGCACTACATAGACGATGACGAACACGAGCGCGATGTCTATCACGCTGCGTGCCGTATTGATCGTCGGAATGTAATCAGTCAACTGCATTGCGCGGAGATTTCCCTGACAATAATAACAATTTTCTATCGAATCTCTGACCCGATTCCGGAACGGCAACTCGAGTCCGTATGTGAGACGATTGAAATCAACGCAATTTGCGTTCCGTCTAACTGCGTTTTCGGATCCGGCCACGCTGCAAAAATCCGACAAGCCGCCCCTCTTCGTCGATGACGCCGAGCGCGTTGATTCCGTTTTCACGCAACAGTATCTTGGCATCGGCGAGCGGAGCGTTCGTCTCGACAAAAAAGTCGGGTTCGACCGGACGCATTGCGTCCTGGACCCGAACTTTATGCCACGTTTCGCGGGGTCTGGTTTTGAGTTCTTCGAGCAATAGCACGCCGAAGAACTGCTTGTTCTTCGCGACCAGAAAAACGGCCCGTCGATGCTGCGGCAAAACGGTGTCGACAAACAGCAGCAAGTTCATTTCCGGAGCGACCGTGACGGGAAGTTCCATCGCCTCTTCGACGGTCATACCGTCAAAACGGCGCACCTCTTCAATGATTCCGCGCGCCGAGTCATAAAGGAAGTACCCGACAAGAATCGACCAGAAGCCGGTAAAGAAATCGCCTCGTAACACGGACACAATGAGTCCGAAGGCCATCAGCGAACCGGCGATCACTTTCCCGAACTTCCCGGTTACGATCGTCGCTTCGTTCAGATCCATTCCGCGTCGCCACAGATACGCCCGGAGCACGCGCCCGCCGTCGAGCGGGTAGCCGGGAAACATATTGAAAACGGCGAGCATAAAATTCCAGAGCGCGAGAAAGAACAAGACAAGGATCAGCACTTCGCTCTGCAGACCGTTGGCCGCGGCCATCAACAGCGCGAAGACCACCGCCAGGGCGAAACTTGCGGCCGGCCCCGCGACGCCGATCCGAAACTCGGCTCGCGGCGTGTCCGGTTCGCGTCGGACACGCGCGAGTCCGCCGAACGGATGGAGGACGATCTCAAGAACTTCAACGCCTTCCCAGCGTGCGACCATCGAATGCGCGAGTTCGTGGATGAAGATCGACAAAAACAGAATAATGGTCGTCGCCGCACCGATCGACAACGCCGCCGCGAAGTTTTCGACGTAGCGCGGAGAAAGGTAGGCGGCAGTGATCC contains the following coding sequences:
- a CDS encoding YbbR-like domain-containing protein, giving the protein MTGILRKIFLEDWTMKLIALVITLALWFGVSGLREPKTERLRNVALNLRVSNDVEITNSPVKEIDIVVTGDDRKISQINKENLIVSLDLTDSLAGDRSVQITPENINVDLPTGVKVVDIQPDRIAVKLEKVEEREITVKVETEGALPDNLEVYQTTAVPGKVRVRAPESYIKTLDLISTEKIDLSGKTNDFTERQVSLVVLSPKVKLIDTIVDVFVRVGEKRTERLYLLPLFGDETGRSAKIVLYGPRSVFESLANENIRVEAVKNESGETVLNVTLPADVQDRVEVREKKFVKKQ
- a CDS encoding TIGR00159 family protein yields the protein MQLTDYIPTINTARSVIDIALVFVIVYVVLKLLRGTRAVPTVVGMVVLALLYWMAVAQDLFTLEFVLRSAVFVYPFLIIVLFQSEIRQALIYFGNRLRFPILRRQRGLGENIYDEIVLAVTSLASDKIGALIVIERHVGLRNLIDAGVQIDAKLSYDLLVTMFHTSTPLHDGAAVIQRDRIAAASVFLPLTKNATVSRDLGTRHRAAIGVTEGSDAISVVVSEETGLITFVENGVMKRNLDPSQLRVLLLNAMEIPVVERKREATKTMAEENAI
- a CDS encoding site-2 protease family protein, producing the protein MLGFLEIFRRQILLARVSGIPVRIDLRWLFVVALMSWITAAYLSPRYVENFAAALSIGAATTIILFLSIFIHELAHSMVARWEGVEVLEIVLHPFGGLARVRREPDTPRAEFRIGVAGPAASFALAVVFALLMAAANGLQSEVLILVLFFLALWNFMLAVFNMFPGYPLDGGRVLRAYLWRRGMDLNEATIVTGKFGKVIAGSLMAFGLIVSVLRGDFFTGFWSILVGYFLYDSARGIIEEVRRFDGMTVEEAMELPVTVAPEMNLLLFVDTVLPQHRRAVFLVAKNKQFFGVLLLEELKTRPRETWHKVRVQDAMRPVEPDFFVETNAPLADAKILLRENGINALGVIDEEGRLVGFLQRGRIRKRS